The following proteins are co-located in the Polymorphospora rubra genome:
- a CDS encoding helix-turn-helix domain-containing protein, producing the protein MTLRVDVANIPSMSLESDPNRRIIDDPLAMRALAHPLRLKLCALVGREGSITAAEAARQLGVSQALASHHLRQLAKYGFVEPAEAVDNRERPWRVTATSYSVDHGGPSAAAEETWESIDLMERFLVDRVAAQLTDWQQRRGDQDPRWRDNTGVSQNLVYLTVEEAAELRQRWEKLITPLVQRRRLGDAASRPSDAVPVDVTLVVVPVPATPSGG; encoded by the coding sequence TTGACATTGCGCGTCGATGTGGCGAACATTCCAAGCATGTCTTTGGAATCGGATCCGAATCGGCGGATCATCGACGATCCGCTCGCCATGCGTGCACTGGCGCACCCGTTGCGGCTCAAACTGTGCGCGTTGGTCGGTCGGGAAGGCAGCATCACCGCGGCCGAGGCCGCCCGACAATTGGGTGTCAGCCAGGCGCTGGCCTCGCACCATCTGCGCCAACTCGCCAAGTACGGATTCGTCGAACCGGCCGAGGCGGTCGACAACCGAGAACGTCCCTGGCGGGTGACAGCGACCTCCTATTCGGTGGACCACGGCGGACCTAGTGCGGCCGCCGAGGAAACCTGGGAGTCGATCGACCTGATGGAGCGCTTCCTGGTCGATCGCGTCGCCGCCCAGTTGACCGACTGGCAGCAGCGGCGCGGCGACCAGGACCCGCGCTGGAGGGACAACACCGGCGTCTCCCAGAACCTCGTCTACCTGACGGTCGAAGAAGCGGCCGAGCTACGCCAGCGGTGGGAGAAGTTGATCACTCCGCTCGTCCAGCGCCGGCGGCTCGGCGATGCCGCGAGCCGCCCATCGGATGCCGTACCGGTGGATGTGACGCTCGTCGTGGTGCCGGTGCCCGCGACGCCCTCCGGTGGGTGA
- a CDS encoding DUF350 domain-containing protein, with translation MYADLLTGAWQSLVYGAVGIGLMAVGFLLVDLLTPGRLRDLIWVRRSGNAALLLAANQLGIAGIVFTAILTSYDSFTKGLVSTLLFGAIGIVIMALGFFVLDWLTPGKLGEIIAATEPHPAARVSAASHFGAALIVCACIA, from the coding sequence GTGTACGCGGACCTGCTCACCGGAGCGTGGCAGAGCCTGGTCTACGGCGCGGTGGGCATCGGCCTGATGGCGGTCGGGTTCCTGCTGGTCGACCTGCTCACCCCGGGCCGGCTGCGCGACCTGATCTGGGTACGGCGCAGCGGCAACGCGGCGCTGCTGCTGGCCGCCAACCAGCTCGGTATCGCCGGCATCGTCTTCACCGCGATCCTGACCAGCTACGACTCGTTCACCAAGGGGCTGGTCTCGACGCTGCTCTTCGGAGCCATCGGCATCGTGATCATGGCGCTGGGCTTCTTCGTGCTCGACTGGCTCACCCCCGGCAAGCTGGGGGAGATCATCGCCGCCACCGAGCCGCACCCGGCGGCCCGGGTCAGCGCCGCCTCGCACTTCGGCGCCGCGCTCATCGTCTGCGCCTGCATCGCCTGA
- a CDS encoding S66 peptidase family protein has translation MLVSPSGPTRPERVARGIELLTGWGLRPVLAPNVYARQGYLAGGDELRAADLNAAFADPEVRGVLCTRGGYGAQRVVDLVDMAAVRADPKVVAGFSDITALQFALWRGARLATVHGPGAAWLDERTPAESAESLRRALTTTDEIVVGRIGTEETAGVRVGAAPATGPLIGGNLCLIVSSVGTPDMPDLTGAILLVEDVEEPPYKVDRMLTHLRRAGVLERVAGVAVGQFTNCRDGWQVDVADVLTERLGDLGVPVLGGLPIGHGVGQVTVPVGVPATLDPTAGTLTVGPAVR, from the coding sequence ATGCTGGTGTCGCCGTCCGGGCCCACCCGCCCCGAACGGGTCGCCCGCGGCATCGAACTGCTGACCGGCTGGGGGCTGCGCCCCGTACTCGCCCCGAACGTGTACGCCCGCCAGGGCTATCTGGCCGGCGGCGACGAACTGCGCGCCGCCGACCTGAACGCCGCGTTCGCCGACCCGGAGGTCCGGGGCGTGCTGTGCACCCGGGGCGGGTACGGCGCCCAGCGGGTCGTCGACCTGGTCGACATGGCCGCCGTACGGGCCGATCCGAAGGTGGTCGCCGGCTTCTCCGACATCACCGCCCTGCAGTTCGCGCTGTGGCGCGGCGCCCGGCTGGCCACCGTGCACGGCCCGGGTGCGGCCTGGCTCGACGAACGCACCCCGGCGGAGTCGGCGGAGTCGCTGCGCCGGGCGCTGACGACCACCGACGAGATCGTGGTCGGCCGGATCGGGACCGAGGAGACGGCGGGCGTACGGGTCGGCGCCGCGCCCGCGACCGGGCCGCTGATCGGCGGCAACCTGTGCCTGATCGTGTCGTCGGTCGGCACCCCGGACATGCCCGACCTGACCGGCGCGATCCTGCTGGTCGAGGACGTGGAGGAGCCGCCGTACAAGGTGGACCGGATGCTGACCCACCTGCGCCGCGCCGGGGTGCTGGAGCGGGTCGCCGGGGTGGCCGTCGGCCAGTTCACCAACTGCCGCGACGGCTGGCAGGTCGACGTGGCGGACGTGCTGACCGAACGGCTCGGCGACCTCGGGGTCCCGGTGCTCGGCGGGCTGCCGATCGGGCACGGCGTCGGCCAGGTCACGGTGCCGGTCGGCGTGCCCGCGACCCTGGACCCGACCGCCGGCACCCTGACCGTCGGCCCGGCCGTCCGCTGA
- a CDS encoding SDR family NAD(P)-dependent oxidoreductase, translated as MSESPTTPPRRRWTAADIPDQSGRTVLITGASSGLGLHMTGELARRGARVVMAVRDVAKGERARAALPAADRIEVRHLDLVDLDSVREFAAGIVADGGGHVLVNNAGIGNLPRRLSPQGHERQFATNHLGHFALTGLLLDALTGPDPRVVTVTSSLYPLGTIPFDDLTGERRFSPGRAYINTKLANVLFGLELDRRLRAAGSPVRSLLAHPGMARTAFVNQGPVAVTTMAKAMSWVIGRPTEQGALPLLYAATAPDAPTGMVIGTGPVLRRGGPTPEPVRRPGGDPDLAARLWRTSEQLTAVSPASGLRGR; from the coding sequence ATGTCCGAGTCGCCCACCACCCCGCCCCGCCGGCGCTGGACCGCCGCCGACATCCCCGACCAGTCCGGACGTACCGTCCTGATCACCGGCGCCAGCAGCGGCCTCGGCCTGCACATGACCGGTGAGCTGGCCCGGCGCGGCGCCCGGGTCGTCATGGCCGTGCGCGACGTCGCCAAGGGGGAGCGGGCCCGGGCCGCGCTGCCGGCCGCCGACCGGATCGAGGTACGTCACCTCGACCTGGTCGACCTCGACTCCGTACGCGAGTTCGCGGCCGGGATCGTCGCCGACGGCGGCGGGCACGTGCTGGTCAACAACGCCGGGATCGGCAACCTGCCCCGGCGGTTGAGCCCGCAGGGGCACGAGCGGCAGTTCGCCACCAACCACCTGGGTCACTTCGCGCTGACCGGACTGCTGCTCGACGCGCTGACCGGACCCGACCCGCGGGTGGTCACCGTCACCTCGAGCCTCTACCCGCTCGGCACGATCCCGTTCGACGACCTGACCGGGGAGCGGCGGTTCTCCCCGGGCCGCGCCTACATCAACACCAAGCTGGCCAACGTCCTGTTCGGCCTCGAACTCGACCGCCGGCTGCGCGCCGCCGGGTCACCGGTCCGCAGCCTGCTCGCCCACCCCGGGATGGCCCGTACGGCGTTCGTGAACCAGGGGCCGGTCGCCGTCACCACCATGGCCAAGGCCATGTCGTGGGTGATCGGCCGCCCCACCGAACAGGGGGCCCTGCCACTGCTCTACGCCGCGACCGCGCCCGACGCCCCGACCGGCATGGTCATCGGCACCGGCCCGGTGTTGCGCAGGGGCGGCCCCACCCCCGAACCGGTACGCCGGCCCGGCGGCGACCCGGACTTGGCCGCCCGCCTCTGGCGTACGTCGGAACAGTTGACCGCCGTCTCCCCGGCGTCCGGCCTCCGCGGCCGTTAG
- a CDS encoding TetR/AcrR family transcriptional regulator, with amino-acid sequence MPGSDSPPRADAARNRERLLHAARQALAEGDRSLQLNDVARRAGVGVGTAYRHFPTPRALLETLVQAQLDDALDQARRELAAPDPWAGLTRLLTTGIALLVSDPGFAEVLAAGTDTLPRTSQLKQELYDAVDQLLRRVRDVGALRPGVDGDDILRLMCGVSYAARLAEDTGSPAGPAGLPGPAGSPTAIGELAGRYAGWLLDALRAP; translated from the coding sequence GTGCCCGGGTCCGACTCCCCGCCGCGCGCCGACGCGGCCCGTAACCGCGAGCGGCTGCTCCACGCCGCCCGACAGGCGCTGGCCGAGGGCGACCGGTCGCTGCAGCTCAACGACGTCGCCCGGCGGGCGGGCGTCGGCGTCGGCACCGCCTACCGCCACTTCCCCACGCCGCGGGCGCTGCTGGAGACGCTCGTGCAGGCCCAACTGGACGACGCGCTCGACCAGGCCCGGCGGGAACTGGCCGCCCCCGACCCGTGGGCCGGCCTGACCCGGCTGCTCACCACCGGGATCGCCCTGCTGGTCTCCGACCCCGGGTTCGCCGAGGTGCTGGCCGCCGGCACCGACACGCTCCCGCGCACCAGCCAGCTCAAGCAGGAGCTGTACGACGCGGTGGACCAGCTCCTGCGGCGGGTCCGTGACGTCGGCGCGCTACGGCCCGGGGTGGACGGCGACGACATCCTGCGCCTGATGTGCGGGGTCTCCTACGCGGCCCGCCTGGCCGAGGACACCGGCAGCCCCGCCGGTCCGGCGGGGCTCCCGGGGCCGGCCGGTTCCCCGACCGCGATCGGGGAGCTGGCCGGCCGGTACGCGGGCTGGCTGCTCGACGCTCTCCGCGCGCCGTAG